Proteins encoded by one window of Sediminicoccus rosea:
- a CDS encoding carboxymuconolactone decarboxylase family protein has product MSRLIEYEDAPPEVRAVFDDIKATRGVPDVNNFWKALAVHPPTLARTWDNLKQVMAPGALDPLVKEMVYLAVSATAGCNYCVASHTAAARAKGMDDAMHGELLAVIAMAAETNRLAEALRVPVDPQFQ; this is encoded by the coding sequence ATGAGCCGGCTCATCGAATACGAGGACGCCCCGCCCGAGGTGCGCGCCGTCTTCGACGACATCAAGGCCACGCGCGGCGTGCCCGACGTCAACAATTTCTGGAAGGCCCTCGCGGTGCACCCGCCCACGCTGGCGCGCACCTGGGACAATCTGAAGCAGGTGATGGCGCCGGGCGCGCTCGATCCGCTGGTGAAGGAGATGGTCTACCTCGCGGTGAGCGCCACGGCGGGCTGCAACTACTGCGTCGCCTCGCACACCGCGGCCGCGCGGGCCAAGGGCATGGATGACGCGATGCATGGCGAATTGCTGGCCGTGATCGCCATGGCGGCCGAGACCAACCGCCTGGCCGAGGCGCTGCGCGTGCCGGTGGACCCGCAATTCCAGTGA
- the yddG gene encoding aromatic amino acid exporter YddG, with protein MNATLAGIGALLLWAFLALLSKLAAGLPPLQLTAMSFFVAALTGLGVVAARGELGALRQGPLAWAHGVGGLFGYHALYFAALAYAPAVEANLLNYLWPLLIVLLSAPILGLRLGPRRLAGVVLGFAGCALLLGGGARFPAEAWFGFLCAIGCAFVWALYSVTARRLDRVPTGAVAGFCGGAAVLAALAHLVFEPSVMPDARQALAALLLGLGPVGAAFFLWDLGMKRGDPRLLGTLAYGVPVASTLLLIAAGAGAFTWNVALALALVAGGGWLAATAR; from the coding sequence GTGAATGCCACGCTCGCCGGGATCGGTGCGCTGCTGCTCTGGGCCTTCCTCGCGCTGCTCTCCAAGCTGGCGGCGGGGCTGCCGCCCCTGCAGCTGACGGCGATGAGCTTCTTCGTCGCGGCACTGACGGGCCTCGGCGTCGTCGCCGCACGGGGCGAGCTGGGCGCGCTCAGGCAGGGGCCGCTCGCCTGGGCGCATGGGGTGGGCGGGCTGTTCGGGTATCACGCGCTGTATTTCGCGGCGCTGGCCTATGCCCCGGCGGTCGAGGCCAATCTGCTGAACTATCTCTGGCCGCTGCTGATCGTGCTGCTCTCGGCGCCCATCCTGGGGCTGCGGCTTGGGCCGCGCCGGCTGGCGGGCGTCGTGCTCGGCTTCGCGGGTTGCGCGTTGTTGCTGGGCGGCGGCGCGCGCTTCCCGGCGGAGGCCTGGTTCGGCTTTCTCTGCGCCATCGGCTGCGCCTTCGTCTGGGCGCTCTACTCGGTCACGGCGCGGCGGCTCGATCGCGTGCCGACCGGCGCGGTGGCCGGCTTCTGTGGCGGTGCGGCAGTGCTGGCGGCACTCGCGCACCTGGTCTTCGAGCCGAGCGTGATGCCCGATGCGCGGCAGGCGCTGGCGGCGCTGCTGCTCGGCCTCGGCCCGGTGGGCGCGGCCTTCTTCCTGTGGGATCTGGGGATGAAGCGCGGCGATCCGCGCCTGCTCGGCACGCTGGCCTATGGCGTCCCGGTCGCTTCCACGTTGCTGCTCATCGCCGCGGGGGCGGGGGCCTTCACCTGGAATGTGGCGCTGGCCCTGGCGCTTGTCGCCGGTGGCGGCTGGCTGGCCGCCACGGCGCGGTAG